In Miscanthus floridulus cultivar M001 unplaced genomic scaffold, ASM1932011v1 fs_159_2_3, whole genome shotgun sequence, a single genomic region encodes these proteins:
- the LOC136530587 gene encoding pentatricopeptide repeat-containing protein At4g14850-like → MGKLRSQNTGPPAAAASLRFAALLKSCGRTGDIRRGRALHARLLLTGAAATSTFLANHLITMYSHCANAASAVRVFGVLPRPNLVSWTTLISGLVQNSMHHDALAAFAAMRRVHVAPTQFALSSAARAAAALSAPRPGAQLHCIGIRLGFDTELFVASNLADMYSKCGLLDEACRVFEQMPHRDVVTWTTMIDGYAKNGSLEAAILAFRDMKCEGLVGADQHVFCSALSASGGLKDGWFGRSLHCCIIKAGFELETVVRNALLDMYAKSGDLESASRVVKIDPGGWNVVLGTSLIDGYIEADRIEEALETYTELGRQGVEPNEFTFTSMIKGCAMQDLLEQGAQLHAQVIKTSLISDSFVGSTLVYMYGKCGLISLSLQLFNEIGYHTEAAWNAVINVYAQHGHGWGAIQAFDRMTASGIRPNHITFVCLLTACSHAGLVDEGLEYFYSMKDAHGIEPKEEHYSCIIDMYGRAGRLDEAEKFISEMPIKPNAYGWCSLLGACRMRGNKELGEVAAQNLMKLDPDNTGIHVSLSGIYASLGQWEDVKSVRKLIEG, encoded by the coding sequence ATGGGAAAGCTCCGGAGCCAGAACACAGGCCCGCCGGCAGCCGCCGCCTCCCTCCGCTTCGCCGCGCTCCTCAAGTCGTGCGGCCGCACCGGTGACATCCGCCGCGGCCGCGCCCTCCATGCGCGCCTCTTGCTCACCGGCGCAGCTGCCACGTCCACCTTCCTCGCCAACCACCTCATCACCATGTACTCCCACTGCGCCAACGCGGCCTCTGCCGTCCGCGTGTTCGGCGTCTTACCCCGCCCCAACCTCGTCTCCTGGACGACGCTCATCTCGGGTCTCGTCCAGAACTCCATGCACCACGACGCGCTCGCCGCCTTCGCCGCCATGCGCCGCGTGCACGTCGCCCCCACGCAGTTCGCGCTCTCCAGCGCCGCGCGCGCCGCGGCCGCACTCTCCGCCCCGCGCCCCGGCGCGCAGCTGCACTGCATCGGCATCAGGCTTGGCTTTGACACTGAGCTCTTCGTCGCGAGCAACCTTGCGGACATGTACTCCAAGTGCGGGCTCCTTGACGAGGCGTGCAGGGTATTTGAACAAATGCCTCACAGGGATGTCGTCACGTGGACTACCATGATCGACGGCTATGCAAAGAACGGGAGCCTCGAGGCCGCTATTCTGGCTTTCCGGGATATGAAATGTGAGGGGCTGGTTGGAGCTGACCAGCATGTCTTCTGCAGTGCGTTGAGTGCATCAGGAGGGCTCAAGGATGGATGGTTTGGTCGAAGCCTGCATTGTTGTATAATTAAGGCTGGGTTTGAACTGGAAACTGTTGTGAGGAATGCGCTATTGGACATGTATGCTAAGTCTGGGGATTTGGAGAGTGCCTCTCGTGTGGTGAAGATTGATCCTGGAGGTTGGAATGTTGTGTTAGGCACCTCACTGATTGACGGTTACATTGAGGCTGATCGTATTGAGGAGGCTCTTGAGACGTATACTGAGTTGGGGAGGCAAGGTGTCGAGCCCAATGAATTCACTTTCACGAGCATGATTAAGGGCTGTGCCATGCAAGATCTGCTCGAACAAGGTGCTCAGCTGCATGCTCAAGTCATCAAGACAAGTTTGATCAGTGACTCATTTGTTGGTTCCACCCTTGTGTATATGTATGGAAAATGTGGCCTCATAAGTTTGTCCCTTCAGTTATTTAATGAGATTGGATACCACACTGAGGCCGCCTGGAATGCGGTTATAAATGTATATGCACAGCACGGTCATGGTTGGGGGGCAATCCAAGCTTTTGACAGGATGACTGCAAGTGGTATCAGGCCAAATCACATTACATTTGTCTGCCTCCTGACTGCATGCAGTCATGCTGGATTAGTGGACGAAGGACTGGAATATTTTTACTCTATGAAGGATGCACATGGTATTGAGCCTAAAGAGGAGCATTATTCATGTATCATTGATATGTATGGTCGAGCTGGGAGACTAGATGAAGCAGAAAAATTCATAAGTGAGATGCCTATCAAACCCAATGCGTATGGTTGGTGCTCCTTGCTTGGAGCATGCCGGATGCGAGGAAACAAGGAGCTGGGAGAGGTTGCTGCGCAGAATCTTATGAAGCTTGATCCCGATAACACCGGTATTCATGTATCCCTTTCTGGGATATACGCATCATTGGGCCAATGGGAGGATGTGAAATCAGTCAGGAAGTTGATTGAAGGATAG